The Neurospora crassa OR74A linkage group IV, whole genome shotgun sequence genome has a segment encoding these proteins:
- a CDS encoding taurine catabolism dioxygenase TauD, whose amino-acid sequence MACPLQSTRACNMAPPQKDTNPIVRPEIDWIPSYKVFKERVQRLAALNLNRPTTLPAGWPAKITSERVWSGSDFKSEDDYVVKLSQEDILEIESALGFFKTLDLGPDDVSKNNFPLLNLGPKLEEVSDIIHNGRGFVVLRGLNPDKYSSTDNILLYLGVTSYIAETRGMQDFDGRMILHIQAVRKESDVAQHGSMPNSPYVNRAQPFHTDLCDVLSLYALGVAKYGGESFLASSATIYNEIARLRPDVIHVLARDDWPFDEFYKNQYHMRPLLYNFSSVDGRKEHEHGPGFQFSRRPLTGAHFSPHHPLVPAMSEVQAEALDMVYFLAKEHALAIQLQKGDMQIFNNFAMLHARSSFVDEGEHHKRHMLRLWLRNEQKMWRSDSEGLDKVGREVYEWDKEEWRREVGTKWDIEQSPPELRVDFKRASCA is encoded by the exons ATGGCCTGCCCCCTTCAGTCCACTCGCGCCTGCAATATGGCACCTCCACAGAAGGACACCAACCCGATCGTTCGTCCAGAAATTGACTGGATCCCCTCTTACAAAGTCTTCAAGGAACGTGTACAACGCCTGGCAGCACTGAACCTCAACCGTCCCACCACCCTTCCTGCTGGATGGCCTGCAAAGATCACATCTGAACGTGTCTGGTCCGGGTCTGACTTCAAGTCGGAGGATGACTACGTGGTCAAGCTCAGCCAAGAAGACATTCTGGAGATTGAAAGCGCACTGGGGTTTTTTAAGA CTCTCGACCTTGGCCCTGACGATGTTTCCAAGAACAACTTCCCCCTTCTCAACCTAGGCCCCAAGCTCGAAGAAGTCTCCGACATCATCCATAACGGCCGCGGCTTCGTCGTCCTCCGCGGTCTCAACCCAGACAAGTACTCGAGCACGGACAACATTCTGCTCTACCTCGGCGTCACCAGCTACATTGCCGAAACCCGCGGGATGCAGGACTTTGATGGGCGCATGATCCTCCACATCCAAGCCGTCCGCAAAGAAAGCGACGTCGCCCAACACGGCAGCATGCCCAACTCGCCCTACGTCAACCGCGCGCAGCCCTTCCACACCGACCTCTGCGACGTCCTGTCGCTCTACGCTCTGGGCGTGGCCAAGTATGGCGGTGAATCATTTCTAGCCTCATCAGCCACCATCTACAACGAGATTGCGCGCCTGCGACCGGACGTAATCCATGTTTTGGCTCGGGACGATTGGCCGTTTGACGAGTTTTACAAGAACCAGTATCACATGCGGCCGCTTCTCTATAACTTTTCCAGCGTCGATGGAAGAAAGGAACATGAACATGGCCCAGGCTTCCAGTTCTCCCGCCGCCCGCTCACAGGCGCACACTTTTCGCCTCATCACCCCCTGGTTCCGGCCATGAGCGAGGTCCAAGCCGAGGCGCTCGACATGGTGTATTTCCTGGCCAAGGAACACGCACTCGCGATCCAGCTGCAAAAGGGGGACATGCAGATCTTTAACAACTTTGCCATGTTGCATGCTAGAAGCAGCTTTGTGGATGAAGGCGAACACCACAAGAGACATATGCTGAGGCTGTGGTTGAGGAACGAGCAAAAGATGTGGAGGAGCGACTCGGAAGGGCTGGACAAGGTCGGGAGAGAGGTGTATGAGTGGGATAAGGAggagtggaggagggaggtggggACCAAGTGGGATATTGAGCAGAGTCCGCCTGAGTTGAGGGTGGATTTCAAGAGGGCTAGTTGTGCTTGA
- a CDS encoding enoyl-CoA hydratase/carnithine racemase: MSTPTQSFKTLPPSVPNTLLSFPAPHVLLVTLNRPAQLNAIPTSQHKRLAALWDWFDAEPALRCAVITGAGRAFCAGADLKEWNELHSKFQGQQKRKDYGEGGKGLVDGVEHGGQYGTLGKRREALWKAEEGKKSGEEPDAFAERIVKDQDRARDGTMKDKDQLTTGIGGGYATVDNRRKAIESAAHLTEETAPKRDLSDVDDARINTGIGGGYGTVASRKAAAAAAARVANNESSSSRVGNLGLNAGFGGLSNRSGKKPIIAAVNGLCLGGGMEMVINCDMVIASSNARFGLPEVKVGVIAVAGALPRLVRTVGKQRAAEMALLGRNRYSAEQMERWGVVNFIVSGEQALVEEAVKLAEEVSSNSPDAVLTTKEGLRLGWEGMGPEKATAVLEGGMYRRLEKGENMREGVASFVEKRKPVWKDSKL; the protein is encoded by the coding sequence ATGTCCACCCCAACCCAAAGCTTCAaaacccttcctccctccgttcccaacaccctcctctccttcccagCCCCGCACGTCCTGCTTGTCACGCTCAACCGCCCGGCCCAGCTCAACGCCATCCCCACGTCCCAGCACAAGCGGCTCGCCGCGCTGTGGGATTGGTTCGATGCCGAGCCGGCGCTGCGGTGCGCGGTGATCACGGGTGCCGGGCGCGCCTTTTGCGCGGGCGCAGACCTGAAGGAGTGGAATGAGTTGCATAGCAAGTTCCAAGGTCAGCAGAAGCGGAAGGActatggagaaggaggaaaagggttGGTGGATGGGGTGGAGCATGGAGGGCAGTATGGGACTTtgggaaagaggagggaagcaCTCtggaaggcggaggagggtaAGAAATCTGGAGAAGAGCCAGATGCGTTCGCGGAGAGGATTGTCAAGGACCAGGATCGCGCTAGGGATGGCACAATGAAGGACAAGGATCAGCTGACGACAGGCATTGGAGGGGGGTATGCAACGGTCGATAACAGACGTAAGGCGATCGAGAGCGCCGCCCATCTAACCGAGGAGACTGCTCCCAAGAGGGACCTCAGCGATGTGGATGACGCCAGAATCAACACCGGCATCGGCGGTGGTTACGGCACTGTTGCCTCTCGCAAGGCggcggccgccgccgccgcacgGGTTGCGAACAAcgagtcttcttcttcccgcgTCGGCAACCTCGGCCTCAATGCCGGCTTTGGTGGGCTTTCTAACCGCTCGGGAAAGAAACCCATCATTGCTGCTGTCAACGGCCTTtgcctcggcggcggcatggaGATGGTCATCAACTGCGACATGGTCATCGCCTCCTCCAACGCGCGGTTCGGTCTGCCCGAGGTCAAAGTGGGGGttattgctgttgctggcgcATTGCCTCGTCTCGTGCGCACGGTGGGGAAGCAGAGGGCGGCTGAGATGGCGCTGTTGGGGAGGAATAGGTACTCGGCTGAGCAAATGGAGCGGTGGGGGGTGGTTAATTTTATTGTCAGCGGCGAGCAGGCGCTGGTTGAGGAAGCTGTTAAGCTGGCGGAGGAAGTGTCGAGTAATTCACCTGATGCGGTGCTTACAACCAAGGAGGGCTTGAGACTGGGTTGGGAGGGGATGGGACCGGAGAAGGCGACGGCGGTGTTGGAGGGAGGCATGTATAGGAGgctggagaagggggagaatATGAGAGAGGGTGTGGCGAGCTTTGtggagaagagaaagccTGTTTGGAAGGATAGTAAGCTATGA
- a CDS encoding mito ribosomal protein S21, with product MELRSALQSVCRTTAAAASASARSSLAGRHAFSTSARFQLQPPPNPYVSGKSRIETLRAALSNRKPAAGAAAGGSPGATSASSALPPRPPTANDSPWSIVDAINKDSNSSTSSSSSSSSSGGALYSSSKPSPMQTWNETDFETRHMAPQQELNIRLRPSTGRTFYVSGHQDFAGALKLLHRTVAANKVKKDVRLQRFHERPALKRKRNLRERWRARFKEGFKAAVNRTFELKNQGW from the coding sequence ATGGAGCTCCGTTCAGCACTCCAGTCCGTCTGCCGCACGACGGCAGCGGCCGCCTCTGCCAGCGCCCGGTCCAGCCTCGCCGGTCGCCATGCCTTCTCTACCAGCGCCCGCTTCCAACTGCAGCCACCGCCCAACCCCTACGTGTCGGGCAAATCGCGCATCGAGACTCTGCGAGCGGCTCTCTCGAACCGGAAGcccgccgccggcgccgccgctGGTGGTAGCCCTGGCGCCACCTCCGCATCCTCTGCTCTCCCTCCCCGTCCTCCCACTGCCAACGACAGCCCTTGGTCGATTGTCGACGCCATCAACAAGGATAGCAATAGCagcacttcctcctccagctcctcctcctcctccggcggCGCCctctactcctcctccaagcccTCGCCCATGCAGACCTGGAACGAAACCGATTTCGAGACCCGGCACATGGCTCCCCAGCAGGAGCTCAACATCCGTCTCCGCCCATCAACCGGCAGGACGTTCTACGTGTCCGGACATCAAGATTTTGCCGGCGCGCTGAAACTGCTGCACAGGACGGTTGCGGCGAacaaggtgaagaaggacgTGCGGTTGCAGAGGTTCCACGAGCGTCCGGCGctcaagaggaagagaaactTGAGAGAGAGGTGGAGGGCTCGCTTCAAGGAGGGCTTCAAGGCCGCGGTCAACAGGACCTTTGAGTTGAAGAACCAGGGGTGGTAA
- the gh28-2 gene encoding exopolygalacturonase: MKFLAFAALVAAVVSAFPAPELPAGIPRSLSEFKEKHPYTVKRSSHCRKTVSIRASQNDTDDVADDFLRGLKQANNGGTLYLPKDKTFVIGKPLDLTFLNDVQVHLEGEIKFTNDTAYWQKNAFAHPFQNSLMFWKWGGKNIKIYGNGVLNGNGQRWWNEFAGSEILDPGNTYLRPILFYAENTTGIEIEGIHFKDSPCWTTFFVTSKHISFKDVACTAESNNATALPKNSDFFDSLNVEHVSVERAWVNIGDDCFSPKSNATDLYVNTMYCNGTHGQSMGSIGQYSGEKSFIRDVVIENLWMLNGQHGARLKSWAGPDVGYGFIDNVTFRNFWNANNEYSAFLDSCYFNVNATTCSAYPSQVNISNVNFENFSGYTSGKYGRAVARLTCSPNAVCENIKFKNFNVTSPCGGEPVVICDGISGDLGVPCVNSTSPEAKAALKNKCSTAMATLPKPTPWS; encoded by the exons ATGAAGTTCCTCGCCTTCGCAGCCCTCGTGGCCGCCGTCGTCTCGGCATTTCCTGCCCCTGAGCTCCCCGCCGGCATCCCTCGCTCCCTCTCCGAGTTCAAGGAGAAACATCCGTACACAGTCAAGCGCAGCAGCCATTGTCGGAAGACAGTCTCCATCCGGGCCTCGCAAAATGACACTGATGACGTTGCCGACGACTTCCTCCGCGGTCTCAAACAGGCCAACAACGGCGGAACTCTCTATCTGCCCAAGGACAAAACCTTTGTCATTGGCAAGCCGCTCGACCTGACCTTTCTCAACGACGTCCAAGTCCACCTCGAGGGCGAAATCAAGTTCACAAACGACACGGCCTATTGGCAGAAGAACGCGTTTGCCCATCCCTTCCAGAACAGCCTCATGTTTTGGAAATGGGGTGGTAAGAACATCAAGATCTACGGCAACGGCGTTCTCAATGGCAACGGTCAGCGGTGGTGGAACGAGTTTGCTGGTTCCGAGATTCTCGATCCCGGCAACACGTACCTGCGTCCGATCCTGTTCTATGCCGAGAACACTACCGGTATTGAGATCGAGGGTATTCACTTTAAGGACTCGCCTTGCTGGACCACCTTCTTTGTCACTTCCAAGCACATCTCCTTCAAGGACGTGGCCTGCACGGCCGAGTCCAATAACGCCACCGCTCTTCCCAAGAACTCGGACTTCTTTGACTCGCTCAATGTCGAGCACGTAAGCGTCGAGCGTGCTTGGGTTAACATTGGTGACGACTGCTTCTCGCCCAAGTCTAATGCTACGGATTTGTACGTGAACACCATGTACTGCAATGGCACTCACGGACAGTCGATGGGCTCGATTGGTCAGTATTCCGGCGAGAAGAGCTTTATCCGGGACGTGGTTATCGAGAACTTGTGGATGTTGAACGGCCAGCACGGTGCTCGTTTAAAGTCATGGGCCGGTCCTGACGTCGGCTATGGCTTCATTGATAACGTCACGTTCCGCAACTTCTGGAATGCCAATAATGAGTACAGTGCTTTTCTGGACTCTTGCTACTTTAAT GTCAACGCTACTACCTGTTCTGCGTACCCCTCCCAGGTCAACATCAGTAACGTCAACTTCGAGAACTTCTCCGGGTATACTTCGGGCAAGTACGGACGCGCTGTTGCTCGCCTGACTTGCAGCCCCAACGCCGTGTGCGAGAACATCAAGTTCAAGAACTTCAACGTCACTAGCCCCTGCGGTGGTGAGCCAGTTGTCATCTGCGATGGAATCAGTGGTGATCTTGGCGTTCCTTGCGTCAACTCGACCAGCCCGGAGGCGAAAGCCGCGTTGAAGAACAAGTGCTCAACTGCTATGGCGACACTGCCAAAGCCGACGCCGTGGTCGTAA